TTCGGTTATTGTTCGATTCACACGGGATGCCGGTATTAAAATGTGCGAACGCACTAGGTCACCCTAGATAACAGCAAAAGCTAAAATGGTTAGTTTTTATGTCCATCTTTCAAACGAGGCAGTGTTTTATAGTTTTGTTGACGCTGTGAAAATAAGTCACTGATCATATGAATTAATGCAGTTGCCTACCGCAGGCAAATAACATATTGACATTTTCTAACATCCAGGTAGTACTACCCATCAGCATGGGAGTGACAACACATCCATGTCAACAAATCCCGGTCCAACCGTAGAACTACCAGTTAATAACAGAACCGAACATTCTCTGAAAACAACCAAACCTACCTCTCCCTCTACAACCTCTTTAGGTAAGGAATATATTTGCTAATCAAATCCTAACCACCACCCCAAGGACAGCTGTTGTTTTCCCCTATACATAATACCAGTGTTGCTGGAGACCCTCTACCCCTAGTAGAAACAAACTCCACTAACTCTGTGTGTCATTGTATTCTGTAGCAGGTGTAGAGAACGCCACCCCCAGCGCcgccaacaccaccaccacccccagcgccaacaccaccaccaccaccaccaacagcaCTGCCACTACTAGCCCCCCCAACTCTCCCTCTGGCCCCTCCTTCCACATGGGGAGTTTCCTGGGAGGTATGGTGCTGGCATTCCTCATAACCATGGCTGTGATAACAGGCTATAACCTGTCCTGCCTCAGACGTGATGTCCGCTACCATACACTGGCGTAAGTACACACTGA
The sequence above is a segment of the Esox lucius isolate fEsoLuc1 chromosome 1, fEsoLuc1.pri, whole genome shotgun sequence genome. Coding sequences within it:
- the tmem123 gene encoding porimin, which translates into the protein MMDFNALQVVVAFYTCVCLTCGSTTHQHGSDNTSMSTNPGPTVELPVNNRTEHSLKTTKPTSPSTTSLAGVENATPSAANTTTTPSANTTTTTTNSTATTSPPNSPSGPSFHMGSFLGGMVLAFLITMAVITGYNLSCLRRDVRYHTLAEEHDAII